The nucleotide sequence AAGGCAGGGGCCAGGGGGTATTTGAATCACACATTCCATCTCCCACGTTCAAACTGTTGCAGCTCCTggccttctgctgctgcctgcttgggccttgcagtgaaaatgagcaagggtggaggagagtgagtgatgggggcgggggggggggaacgaggagtgggtgggtcctcatggcagggtggggcaagggtgttcagttttctgcagttagaaagttggcaaccatgCTCTCAGGATCAGACCCTGTTCTCTTTGCTGCCTTTACCAGGTGCTTGTAAATCGGCATCAAATGGCCCAGCAGTAAACATTACAATCAAATGAAGAAACTACCCAAGTAGTGTGCAACCACCCTGATGCCAAGTCCAAATCCCGTCCCTCCAACTGAACCAAGCAAGAGGGATCTAGTAAAGAAAGAACAGGGATATAAAGGGAGAGTAACAACAAAACGGAAGGGGAGGGGAACCCAATATTGGCAGAGGATAAGCTTGCCAGCAGGGCAGTACATATTAAGAAAGTATTTATTGTATGTttagctgtttgtttgtttttttaaatgtgatttagTAGTTGGAAATTATGAGAGCAGTTATGCTCCAAGCACCAACAGCTTGCAAACCTTTGTGTTAAAGGAAAATGCttcttaattattatttgtatttaacaTGCAAGCATAATGCTGCTATCTTGAATCTGGTGCAATGTGACACAAGAAATGCCAGTTCCCTTTGAATGCACAGGGAACTGGAGAGCTTCAAAAGCTGTTTTCCTTGCCTGCacgctcagggcttgtctacatgtacAGCACTGCAGCGGAGCTTCTCCCGTTGGTGGAGATAATCCACCTCGGTGAGAGACGGTAGCTGTGTTCACagaagaagctctcccatcacCACAGGGCTGTCTGCACCTGGgctaggttggtttaactacattgctcaaggagtgtggacttttcacaccctgagcaacataattatactgatgtaagtttgtagtgtTGACCTGGCTTCAGTCAGACAGGCATTGTGTAGGCTAGACAGTAAAGGTGTGGGGTTACAGGATGTTAGTTGACGTGTTCTAACGAAAACATTCTaaaactctagtgtagacaaggcagtgTAGACTTAAAAGGTGCAGTAAATGGATCAAGTTAAGGCCTAGGGGTTAGCCTAGCTTTGTATGAGTTAAAGTTTACACTCCCTGTCTGCATTGGACCCCTAGAACGTGTTAGCTAACAAAACACCTTTAAATCCTGGTTCGGATGAAGCCCCAGTGTGATCTCAGTTTTCATTCTGAGGGGTTTGTTCTCACAGCTCAAAAAGCCTTGCGTGGCTCAGCCAGCATTGGGGTCCATCTGACCCTTCGCATTACCTAACGTACTCGAATTAACCAGTGCCCTTCTTCAGAACCAGCGAGTACCATTTTTACAGTCATTCGTCTGCTCATACCCTTACTTTGAAATCTTGGCCTTACTTCCTTGGATGCTGTTGGCCGGGGTCAAATGTCAGCCTGACATCGGAGCTCCTAGGCCTGCATCCAGTGGGTGATGAAACCTACATAAAGTGGCAAGGCACTGAGAGCGCACTGGAGTTGAAACATTTGGGGATAAATCTTTCCCATCCAGGTGAGATTCCAGTGGGGTGGCTTCTGTGATAGGACCATTGGGCAGTGTCTGCGACCCTGTCACTGTAGTAACTGTGCCTCACACAGTTTTGAGATTCCTCAAAACACCATTGTGAGGTGAGGAGATACCGAGGCAGAGACATTCCATGAACTGCCCAGTGTCtcacaggaagtttgcagcagagtCAGGAATTGCATGCTGGTCTCCTAAATCACTGTTACTTAAcctgagaccatcctttctccacTTACagcattttctttcttcacaggAGCCTAAAAACCCAGTATCGAGGCGGGTCCGAGAACTGTCCGAGCTCAGCAAGCAGCTGCAGCGGGTTCACCCCAACGTGCTGGCCAAGGCACTGAAGCACAAGATCCTATACCAGAATGAAGAGCTTGTGGTGATTGACAAACCCTATGGCCTCCCTGTGCATGGTGAGAGAGGGCCATGGGAGGCCGCTCTGTGCTGGGCAATGCGTAGGCTAATGCTAGGAGTGTGTGTCAGTCAATTCTAGTTACTGTGAGAGCAGCTTCACCAACCCCTGAAGGCGCCTTCTCTTGGTTAGCAGTGTCTGGGCTCATGTTATATTAAACAACGCTAATTGATTTCAGCTCCAAAGGCATCTAAATGCCACTCGGATCTCTGCCGCCACGCCAACACGCTCATCGCTGTACAGATCTGAACTGAGCCTGGGTCATGCTGTGCTCATGAATAGAGACCTGAAGTGGAGCTGTACCCCAGACAGCCTCCTGCGGGAGCTGCACAGGGGAATGGGGTAAAGTGAGCCTGGTATTCTGTCTCTAACGTCCCTGATTAGCCTGGGGATTTTCTTCCTACCTCTGGTCCCAAGGACAGAGCAGCATGTATCTTCTTAGGGTCACATCTCAGTTTGAGGAAAGGAGAATGTTTCACCCACAATGCTGATTGTCAGACAAttcagcctctcccagcaggctgTGCTAAGGGGAATGATGCAGGAGACCTGGCATTAGAGAGCGCTCGGCTGCTCCAGCCTCTCCTAGCAGGAGGTGCACTTATGGGCACTACAGGAAATGGAAAAGTGGaagtttgttgttttgttgtggTAGTGCCTGAAGGTCCCTAATCAGGACCATGGCACGAGGTTCCATACTCACAGATAggcacaatccctgccccaaagaacttactgtCTAACCTGGAATGTGCTTATGAAACTCTTCTGATGGTGGGTAGAGGAGCCAGTCATTGAGTGAACTTGCCTGGCATTGCTCTGCTTCAAGTGGGCATCTGGAGTAAATCCAGGGTTCCTCTGGGAACTCTCGAGTGCCTGGCCCCAAGGGTTAAAGTTCTGAAGGTTCCCAGTGGTACCTGGCAGCGTGAGAACTGGGGGCATCTCCCAGGGAATACGTGCAGGCTCACAAGTGTCTTTGTGGCGACTGAGTCTCCAACAGGAACATTGGACCATCAAGCTCTTTCCATGGGGCCTGATAGAGCCCATCCTTGCTGGCTCTGCACTCAGGGGAAACCGCTTCTGAGGGGAGTTCTCTTGGGTCACTAATCTGGTTCTTTGGTCTTGTTTCTCTTCCAATCACCCAGGTGGCCCTGGGATCCAGAATTGCATCACCGATGTGCTGCCAATTTTGGCCAAGATGCTGGATGGCATGAAAGCTGAACCCCTGCACCTGTGTCACCGGCTGGACAAGGAGACGACGGGCGTGATGGTGCTAGCACGGGACAAGGACACAGCGCATCGGATTCAGTGCCTCTTCAAAACGCGACAGGTGGAGAAGAAATACTGGTACGAGAGGTTTGCTGGGAGCAGGAGCGCAGGCTCTTATGTGGTTTGGAGCGAGGTGTAGAGGGGCATCTGTCCTCTTAAAGGTGAACTGAGCTCTGTCCTGACCCTCTGTTAATCACATGCTTATATGCTCTCACCTGGGCGTGATAGAAGCACCATCTGCTCTGGATTGGTTGTGCCATGCTTGGGAATCAGATTATGAGCAATTAGTTGTTAGGCCCGGGCCTAATGCTGCTTGCTGTGCTCCAGCCCGGAGAGCGATCTTCCATCTCCTCAGGACTAGGTGGGCcgtgtctcctctcccctcctgtgCACAGTAAGGAGAAGGGTTGAGTGGGAAGGGCATCGTACTCCATGCAGCCAGCGGTGAGTCTGGGGCTCAGAGCCTGGGAAAGGGCAATGGGGGCGCTCCGAATCTGGTGCTCAGACCTCCACGGGTAATTGCTGGCACCCCAAAGCCTTGTTACCTCTTTCTGGACCTTGGAGCTAGCTGCACTTTACAGCTTTTTGGAAGGGCTGATCATGTTTGTCCCACTGAAGAGCCTCCCATTGCAGGGTCAAAACCTCTGCAGTATTGCTAATGGAATAAAGGAGACTGACCTCTCCCTGCCCTGTAGAGAGCTGACAGCTGTGTGCAGAGAGCTGGGGTGGAGCCCTGTTGAGCTGTGTGTTCTCTTCCCAGGACGATCAGCGTGGGGCTCCCAGTCCCCTCGGAGGGGCTGGTGGATATTCCCATTGTGGAGAAGGAAGTGCAGAGCCACCAGTCGCACTATAAGGTGAGTGAGCTGCCTCCCAGCCGAGCTCCGGAACTGCCGGCCAGGGCTTAGCACTGTGAATCTCTAGCCAGGCCATCCGCACTGTTACCCTGGCCTCACAGCGCTCAAGGTGTATTTCTTGTGACCCTCTCTTCCTTGTGCGGgcttctctgtgcttcagatGACGCTGGCACCGAACTACCGCATATCTCCCGAGAATGGGAAGATGGTGAAAGTGCGCCGGAACCGAGATGCCCACAGTGCTGTGACCCGGTACCGCGTTCTGGCTAGCTCTCCCTCTTGTTCCCTCCTGGAGCTCCAGCCAATCACAGGTAAGGCTCGTTTGGACCCCAGTTCGTTAGGATATGCTAGCGACCAGAGCCCCTGACGTGCTTCCTGTGCTGCCTCTGTAGAGGTCCCTGTAGTGACAGCGGGTGCCTGAGCCTGATGGGAAATGGTTCAGGCTCAGCCTGAACGTCTCTGGGAGTTCAGCACTTTGCATTTGAGTCTGGCTTTTGGATAAGATTGCAATTCAGCCAATCAGGAGCATTCCTAGTGCGGTGGGGACCAATTAGTTTGCTCCAGCAGTCAGTCGGAGTGCTTGTGTGCATCCAGGCctctctggctgctggggctAATGACAGGCTGCAATCTCCATGCCCACTCTTCCTTTGGCAGTCAGTCTGGGCAAGCagcaggcccatgatcaggcagGTGGCACCAGGCTGTGTTCTAACGCCTGGTTCTTCTCTCTCCTATTGCGTGCTCAGGAGTGAAGCACCAGCTCCGAGTCCACCTGGCCTATGGATTGGGGTGTCCAATCCTCGGAGACCACAAATACGCACATTGGAGCAAATTGGCACCCCAGGTAAGAGGTGATACGgcaaggggagggagtgggagctgctggccctcaGAAGGGGAACAATGGCAGAGTGATGGGCCCGtgtccctgctgcaccccacgcCCTGGGGAAGGTTCCACTGCCTGGTGTGAGGCCTGTTGCTAACCCTTCCCTGGCAGCACTTCCTTACACATCCACAACCTCCTGAGACTGGCTTCTCCAGGCCAGGGAGTTCAGAGCAGTTTGGTGGGATCTTCAGCACCCCTTTCAGGCAGGTGATGCCTGTTCTTCTCAGAGCCTCAAACCCAGGGGAGAATCCAGGAACCAGGCCCCAAGATTGCCAGCTGGAAACTCTGGAGGTGTCCTCATGGCATatctcaggggcagggagaagcccCAGCATGATGGGTTACTCTCCCACAACAAGAGAGATCCTGGGGCATGTCCCTGTGGGGGCATCACCTCGGCCACCACAAAGATcccaaggcacctctccccagggaagaggtggggaaatGTGCAGTAGGCAGGTCCCATCATCTctaggggaggagggaatggcTGCCGTTGCAATGCCCAGCTCCTGGGGCCTCTCTCTCTTTGGGAGCTTGGGGGTGTCACCATAAAGATCCCAAGGCATCTTTTCCCTGGGCAAGAAGAGGTGGAGGGGATGTTATGCTGCAGGCAGGTCCCGTGGCCTCTCTGCACCAGTCAGATCCTGCAGCACCTCATCCTAGGTGAGATGGGAGGGAGCAATCTTCCCCCTAAAGCAGATCCCAGGTCCTGTTTCCTCTCGGATAGTGTCTGGTCAGCTTAATTCTTAAGCCCAGTGCTCTTTAACTGTATTGGGGGTAACCCCAAAGGCTCCTGTGATGCTCCCTCCCCCAGGCATGTACCTGGTACACTGTGTTGGTGTCTGGCAGCGGCTGGCTATGGGTGTTTCTAATGCTCCTG is from Mauremys reevesii isolate NIE-2019 linkage group 12, ASM1616193v1, whole genome shotgun sequence and encodes:
- the RPUSD4 gene encoding mitochondrial RNA pseudouridine synthase RPUSD4 — translated: MAVLGSVGLRLWGPAPALSRSLRAFSTTPGAAAAVSAEQLAEKLRAQKREDQKQEEPKNPVSRRVRELSELSKQLQRVHPNVLAKALKHKILYQNEELVVIDKPYGLPVHGGPGIQNCITDVLPILAKMLDGMKAEPLHLCHRLDKETTGVMVLARDKDTAHRIQCLFKTRQVEKKYWTISVGLPVPSEGLVDIPIVEKEVQSHQSHYKMTLAPNYRISPENGKMVKVRRNRDAHSAVTRYRVLASSPSCSLLELQPITGVKHQLRVHLAYGLGCPILGDHKYAHWSKLAPQKLPENTLMRLGLEQAKVRHLPLHLHAHQLTLPTGTSGDKQLRLVCRPPRFFRNTLKRLKLEIPESLEK